One window of the Crassaminicella thermophila genome contains the following:
- a CDS encoding dUTP diphosphatase: MELNELFKIQEIIENNIKQFSDIEEDILGKENVFDLRFLALQVKTSEIANLTKCYKYSRIKENIPKEKLMIRYIDAMKFLLSIGNVHHFNIINGDAINAVKKEDSIIKIFSYIFDDIKDLKHAILQDDFVYALSIYIRLFARFINLGELLGFSFEEIYGYYLEQVEL, from the coding sequence ATGGAATTAAATGAGCTATTTAAAATACAAGAGATTATTGAAAATAATATAAAGCAGTTTTCTGACATAGAGGAAGATATATTAGGAAAAGAAAATGTTTTTGATTTAAGATTTTTAGCACTTCAAGTAAAAACTAGTGAGATTGCAAATCTTACAAAGTGCTATAAATATTCTAGAATAAAAGAAAATATTCCAAAGGAAAAATTAATGATCAGATATATTGATGCTATGAAGTTTTTACTTTCTATAGGAAATGTACACCATTTTAATATTATCAATGGAGATGCTATTAATGCAGTGAAAAAAGAGGATAGTATTATAAAGATCTTTTCATATATTTTTGATGATATAAAGGACTTAAAGCATGCCATTTTACAAGATGATTTTGTTTATGCATTATCTATTTATATTAGATTATTTGCTAGATTTATAAATCTAGGGGAGCTGTTAGGTTTTTCTTTTGAAGAAATTTATGGTTATTACCTAGAACAAGTTGAATTATAG
- a CDS encoding metal-dependent hydrolase translates to MTGKSHMLFGSVASLYLLPKLGYEPNITTTAAAIIGSLIPDMDHPKAKINQKFLPMNNRFGKILFYCGIGGFLLYKYGFENRLTFTIAILLIMIGFSHHRGFTHSILGTFIISSIVFFVLKNTIHYSIILSFILGLISHIIGDWMTIAGIELFYPISTKRYRFVLTISSGKMAEPIIGMFFIYLIIRFYIKNDLSMHWLYSLLSLIN, encoded by the coding sequence ATGACTGGTAAATCTCATATGTTATTTGGTTCTGTAGCTAGCTTATACTTATTACCAAAATTGGGTTATGAACCAAATATTACTACAACTGCTGCCGCTATAATCGGTTCTTTGATTCCTGATATGGATCATCCAAAAGCGAAAATAAATCAAAAATTTCTTCCAATGAATAATAGATTTGGAAAGATATTATTTTATTGTGGCATTGGAGGTTTTTTACTTTATAAATATGGATTTGAAAATCGATTAACTTTTACAATAGCCATTTTACTAATTATGATTGGCTTTTCCCATCATAGAGGTTTTACCCATAGTATTTTAGGCACATTTATCATTTCTTCTATTGTTTTTTTTGTTCTTAAAAACACTATACATTACTCAATCATTTTATCTTTTATATTAGGATTAATATCCCATATTATTGGAGATTGGATGACAATCGCTGGTATTGAACTATTTTATCCCATCTCTACTAAAAGATATCGATTTGTATTGACTATTTCTTCTGGAAAAATGGCAGAACCTATTATTGGCATGTTTTTTATCTATTTAATTATTCGATTTTATATAAAAAACGATTTATCTATGCATTGGCTCTATAGCTTACTAAGTTTAATAAATTAA
- a CDS encoding uracil-xanthine permease family protein, whose amino-acid sequence MSENMIAKSNVETKNVIGFESIKKVVLALQHLVAMFGATVLVPMLTGLNTSVALVAAGIGTLLFHLVTKGKVPVFLGSSFAFIPVILTVKEMYNGDLTYAQGGIIIAGLLYVAMSFIIKKIGVEKIKKFLPAQVVGPMIIVIGLNLVPVAYGMAKNNFIVAGITLFTALAITLKGKGFLKQLSILIGVVVGYLVSFKIGIVDMSIMKETPVLAMPNFTFPKFELGAIAIIAPVVLAVFMEHIGDITTNGQVVGKNFIEDPGLNRTLLGDGLATLFAGFIGGPANTTYGENTGVLAITKNYDPSILRLAAVFAILLGFVAKIGGLLRTIPVPVMGGISLMLFSMISLIGVKTIKNSKVTFNIKNIVIMSSVLILGLGASYIEKHFGISIGIPVTSTVKISGLSFAAIIGVLLNALLNKVK is encoded by the coding sequence ATGTCAGAAAATATGATAGCAAAATCTAATGTAGAAACAAAAAATGTAATAGGGTTTGAATCAATAAAAAAAGTGGTGTTAGCATTACAGCATTTAGTAGCAATGTTTGGAGCAACTGTTTTAGTTCCTATGCTTACAGGGCTTAATACATCTGTGGCATTAGTAGCTGCAGGGATAGGAACATTATTATTTCATCTTGTTACAAAAGGAAAGGTACCTGTATTTTTGGGATCATCATTTGCATTCATACCAGTTATTCTTACTGTAAAAGAAATGTATAATGGAGATTTAACATATGCCCAAGGTGGAATTATTATTGCAGGACTATTATATGTAGCGATGTCTTTTATAATAAAGAAAATAGGAGTTGAAAAGATAAAAAAATTCTTGCCTGCACAAGTAGTGGGGCCAATGATTATAGTAATTGGTCTAAATCTTGTTCCGGTAGCATATGGCATGGCAAAAAATAATTTTATAGTTGCAGGAATAACACTATTTACTGCATTAGCAATTACACTAAAAGGCAAGGGGTTTTTAAAACAACTTTCAATTTTAATTGGTGTAGTAGTTGGATATTTGGTTTCATTCAAAATAGGAATTGTTGATATGAGTATAATGAAAGAAACACCTGTATTGGCTATGCCAAACTTTACATTTCCAAAGTTTGAATTAGGAGCTATAGCAATTATTGCTCCAGTTGTACTTGCAGTTTTTATGGAGCACATAGGAGATATTACAACAAATGGACAAGTTGTAGGGAAAAATTTTATTGAAGATCCAGGTTTAAATCGTACCCTTTTAGGGGATGGACTAGCTACCTTATTTGCAGGATTTATTGGAGGACCAGCAAATACTACTTATGGTGAAAATACAGGAGTACTTGCGATTACAAAAAATTATGATCCTTCTATTCTAAGATTAGCAGCAGTATTTGCAATTTTGCTAGGATTTGTTGCAAAAATTGGTGGTTTGTTAAGAACAATTCCAGTACCTGTAATGGGTGGTATAAGCTTAATGCTTTTTAGTATGATTTCATTAATAGGTGTAAAAACAATTAAAAACAGCAAAGTAACATTTAATATAAAGAATATAGTGATTATGTCATCTGTTTTGATACTAGGGCTTGGTGCAAGTTATATTGAGAAGCATTTTGGTATATCAATAGGAATACCTGTAACATCAACAGTAAAAATATCAGGTTTAAGCTTTGCAGCAATTATAGGAGTATTATTAAATGCCCTATTAAATAAAGTTAAATAA